The following proteins come from a genomic window of Campylobacter concisus:
- the glyS gene encoding glycine--tRNA ligase subunit beta, whose translation MKELLLEIGVEELPAIPFLRELPNINAKWQVILEKYNIASEFKFYYTPRRLVFFHEKFPQAQPDSVASFIGAPKQVALKDGAFTKAALSFASKCGISESELKFKEIDGKEVLYYEKEVKGEPVAKIMGDMVEEFLKSLNFGKSMRWGNGEFEFIRPIRSFLCLLGDEVIKFNKFGVKSGDSTYPHRSISYDRIKISNIKEYFDGSRARGVVLEADEREKIILDEFEKISQKSGLKIEIDRDLLAEVVAITEYPTALLGSFEEEFLEVPSEVIITSMKENQRYFPVFKDGKLANGFVVVSNAITDEYSLIIKGNEKVLRARLSDAMFFWQSDLAHAFGPEKLKNITYLKELGSIYEKELRELQVAKKLASNYDELLKKEAGEYGAKLERAVMLSKADLTTQMVYEFTELQGIMGAYYAKAKKEDENVVLAIKEQYLPDGEEAECPSKVFSSVVALSNKLDTLMGLFSIGKIPSGTKDPYALRRAANGVIKIILAHNLKFKVKEILEDIAKDYKKFDVEVLINFILDRLYTFFDANASIVKACIKSGEKDILELTKMITALAKISSEPSFRENFSTFKRLANIIKDDKFSMVDESLFEIDAERALNDAFKAVDKSLAYEPRLKALFALKPQIDEFFDKVMINVENEKVRNNRVAIIGQIYSEILKVADIKEISL comes from the coding sequence ATGAAAGAGTTGTTACTAGAGATTGGAGTCGAGGAGCTTCCGGCGATACCATTTTTAAGAGAGCTGCCAAATATCAATGCAAAGTGGCAGGTAATACTTGAAAAATATAACATTGCAAGCGAGTTTAAATTTTATTACACGCCGCGCCGCTTGGTCTTTTTTCATGAGAAATTTCCACAAGCACAGCCTGATAGTGTGGCTAGTTTTATCGGTGCGCCAAAGCAAGTAGCACTAAAAGACGGAGCTTTCACAAAAGCAGCACTTAGCTTTGCTAGCAAATGTGGCATAAGCGAGAGTGAGCTTAAATTTAAAGAGATAGATGGCAAAGAGGTGCTTTATTACGAAAAAGAGGTAAAAGGCGAGCCAGTCGCTAAGATAATGGGTGACATGGTCGAGGAGTTTTTAAAGAGCCTAAATTTTGGCAAGTCTATGCGCTGGGGTAATGGTGAGTTTGAGTTTATCCGCCCGATAAGATCGTTTTTGTGTTTGCTGGGCGATGAGGTCATTAAATTTAATAAATTTGGCGTGAAAAGTGGCGACTCGACATATCCACACAGAAGCATCAGCTACGATAGGATAAAAATATCAAATATAAAAGAGTATTTTGATGGCTCAAGGGCTCGTGGTGTCGTACTTGAAGCGGACGAGAGAGAAAAGATCATACTTGATGAGTTTGAAAAGATCAGCCAAAAAAGTGGGCTAAAGATCGAGATAGATAGAGACCTTCTAGCTGAAGTCGTGGCGATCACTGAGTACCCAACAGCACTTCTTGGCTCATTTGAAGAGGAATTTTTAGAGGTGCCAAGCGAGGTTATCATCACTTCGATGAAAGAAAATCAACGCTATTTCCCAGTATTTAAAGATGGTAAGCTTGCAAATGGCTTTGTTGTCGTTAGTAACGCTATCACTGATGAGTATTCGCTTATTATTAAGGGTAATGAAAAGGTGCTAAGAGCAAGACTAAGTGATGCGATGTTCTTTTGGCAAAGCGACCTAGCGCACGCATTTGGCCCAGAAAAACTAAAAAATATAACTTACCTAAAAGAGCTTGGAAGTATCTATGAAAAAGAGCTTAGAGAGCTACAAGTGGCTAAAAAACTAGCCAGCAACTACGATGAACTACTTAAAAAAGAAGCTGGCGAGTATGGAGCAAAGCTTGAGCGAGCTGTGATGTTAAGTAAGGCTGACCTTACAACGCAGATGGTTTATGAGTTCACCGAGCTTCAAGGTATCATGGGCGCTTACTACGCAAAGGCTAAAAAAGAGGATGAAAACGTCGTTTTGGCTATAAAAGAGCAGTATTTGCCAGATGGCGAAGAAGCAGAGTGTCCAAGCAAGGTATTTAGCTCGGTTGTAGCGCTTTCAAATAAGCTTGATACTCTAATGGGACTCTTTAGTATCGGTAAGATCCCAAGCGGCACAAAAGATCCATACGCTCTAAGACGTGCGGCAAATGGCGTAATAAAGATCATTTTAGCTCATAATTTAAAATTTAAGGTAAAAGAAATTTTAGAAGATATTGCAAAAGATTATAAGAAATTTGATGTTGAAGTGCTTATAAATTTCATCCTTGATAGACTTTATACTTTCTTTGACGCAAATGCCTCCATTGTAAAAGCTTGCATTAAAAGCGGTGAAAAGGATATATTGGAGCTTACAAAGATGATAACTGCGCTTGCTAAAATTTCAAGCGAGCCAAGTTTTAGGGAGAATTTCTCGACATTTAAGCGCCTTGCAAACATCATAAAAGATGATAAATTTAGCATGGTCGATGAGAGCCTCTTTGAGATAGATGCTGAAAGGGCCCTAAATGACGCATTTAAAGCGGTCGATAAGAGCTTGGCATACGAACCAAGGCTAAAAGCGCTATTTGCACTAAAGCCGCAGATAGATGAGTTTTTTGACAAAGTTATGATAAACGTTGAAAACGAGAAAGTGCGAAATAACCGCGTCGCGATCATTGGTCAAATTTATAGCGAGATATTAAAAGTAGCTGATATAAAAGAGATCAGCTTATAA
- a CDS encoding endonuclease/exonuclease/phosphatase family protein — protein MRVVFALFFTILVAFASEISIATYNVQNLFDCKDDGSEYLDFKVGVSKWDCEAADSKLQRTRQVINALNTDIIALQEIENEQVLKALVSDSEYKFISFTKEKNSPVGLGLISKLQPSGSEVFKVPNVKTRNILKVIFEMEGKKFSIFVNHFPTYKNGINMQKKAEKTLRTALGKEKNAIILGDFNSPFGQKSILNDIIATRNFYDLYKELEPKDRYSHAVHGKKRAIDHVLLSPSFMENGDLSYVGGSFEVFKPSFAVDEKGFAKSDLYLDHFALKFKISTDPSPVKKGFVSKIFKKDENKANKKTIEQNYKTADVDTLFDHPEAVPVVIEKAVVILKDKHGFIISKNHRGIYVYDPKNSVTVGEELDVLVRRMKIYKDALEVSSYEIINEHGTKDISENLLDASQLSEARSGDVFAKISGNLVGRYLHTPYGKIRVYSKKKLKQGEQIFENVRVQIYKRENQIVVE, from the coding sequence TTGAGAGTAGTTTTTGCTTTGTTTTTTACCATTTTGGTGGCATTTGCGAGTGAAATTAGCATCGCAACTTATAATGTGCAAAATTTATTTGATTGCAAAGATGATGGTAGCGAGTATCTTGATTTTAAAGTAGGCGTATCAAAATGGGACTGCGAGGCAGCTGATTCAAAACTACAAAGGACAAGACAAGTCATAAATGCACTAAATACTGACATTATCGCACTTCAAGAGATCGAAAATGAGCAGGTTTTAAAAGCTCTGGTAAGTGATAGCGAGTATAAATTTATAAGCTTTACAAAGGAGAAAAATTCGCCTGTTGGGCTTGGGCTTATTTCAAAGTTGCAGCCAAGTGGCAGTGAAGTTTTTAAAGTTCCAAATGTAAAGACGAGAAATATTTTAAAGGTTATTTTTGAGATGGAAGGCAAGAAATTTAGCATATTTGTAAATCACTTTCCAACTTATAAAAATGGCATAAATATGCAAAAAAAGGCCGAAAAAACGCTAAGAACGGCTCTAGGTAAAGAGAAAAATGCGATTATTTTGGGTGATTTTAACTCGCCCTTTGGACAAAAATCCATCCTAAATGACATCATTGCAACGAGAAATTTTTATGATCTTTATAAAGAGCTTGAGCCAAAAGATAGATATTCTCACGCAGTGCATGGCAAAAAAAGAGCAATCGATCATGTTTTACTTTCGCCTAGCTTTATGGAAAATGGCGATCTAAGCTATGTTGGCGGTAGTTTTGAAGTCTTTAAACCAAGCTTTGCAGTCGATGAAAAAGGCTTTGCAAAGAGCGACCTTTACTTAGATCACTTTGCATTAAAGTTTAAAATTTCAACTGATCCAAGTCCAGTAAAAAAAGGCTTTGTGAGTAAAATTTTTAAAAAAGATGAAAATAAAGCCAATAAAAAAACAATCGAGCAAAACTATAAGACGGCTGATGTAGATACGCTTTTTGATCATCCAGAAGCTGTGCCAGTCGTGATTGAAAAAGCGGTTGTTATCTTAAAAGATAAGCATGGCTTTATTATCTCGAAAAATCACCGCGGAATTTATGTTTATGATCCTAAAAATAGCGTTACTGTAGGCGAAGAGCTAGATGTTTTAGTAAGGCGAATGAAAATTTATAAAGATGCGCTTGAAGTCAGCTCTTATGAGATCATAAATGAGCATGGCACGAAAGATATTAGTGAAAATTTACTAGATGCATCGCAACTAAGTGAAGCTAGAAGTGGCGATGTCTTTGCTAAAATTTCGGGCAATCTTGTAGGTCGCTATTTGCATACGCCATATGGAAAGATTAGGGTTTATAGTAAGAAAAAGCTAAAACAAGGCGAACAAATTTTTGAAAATGTAAGAGTGCAAATTTACAAAAGAGAAAATCAAATCGTCGTGGAGTAG
- a CDS encoding tRNA (cytidine(34)-2'-O)-methyltransferase: MFNIVLVHPQIPQNTGAIGRMCVNANLKLHIVKPTVFDLSEKAVRRAGLDYWKILNPKIWDSLEEFLEANLSHKDRFFFATTKTNRLYYEAKFKPGDFIFFGGESTGLPREFMDINFKNAITIPMGKEGRSLNLAMSAGIIAYEAIRQNIAEFDFRSEI, from the coding sequence ATGTTTAACATAGTCTTAGTTCATCCTCAGATACCGCAAAATACTGGAGCTATCGGTAGAATGTGCGTTAATGCAAATTTAAAGTTACATATCGTTAAGCCCACTGTGTTTGATCTAAGTGAAAAGGCTGTTAGACGAGCAGGGCTTGACTACTGGAAAATTTTAAATCCAAAAATTTGGGATAGTTTGGAAGAATTTTTAGAAGCAAACTTAAGCCATAAGGATAGATTTTTCTTCGCTACCACAAAGACAAATAGGCTTTACTACGAGGCTAAGTTTAAGCCAGGAGATTTTATATTTTTTGGTGGCGAGAGTACTGGGTTGCCAAGAGAATTTATGGATATAAATTTTAAAAACGCCATAACCATACCAATGGGAAAAGAGGGTAGGAGCTTAAATTTAGCTATGAGTGCTGGCATTATCGCTTATGAGGCGATCAGGCAAAATATCGCTGAATTTGACTTTAGGAGTGAGATTTGA
- a CDS encoding CCA tRNA nucleotidyltransferase: protein MQISKIDSKISQNKPLDGLKNEIKIKNEIYKNSELDFFRSLFAPFTSRVYLVGGCVRDAFLGREIYDYDIEVYDIEPLKFNELMARIGASGVGKSYFIYKYKNYDLGLPRSESKTGNSHKDFAVSYINDPKMASLRRDFTINAMMMNIFNGEILDFYGGKQDLANKTLRHIDSDKFKEDPLRVLRGVQFSARLDFSIADETLALMKSLSLEHLSRDRINTELIKFFHAKYLEKGAYYLFELGLFKEIFGMQISMDDGFLSDLKSAREFVDDERLFLYLLFGKFELDAKKILEKMRLPKSYFSILKQPYFKDMPSDKELMQIALNMPIKSWLGAYNKERIERAKKLGIYELKFDAKVDVTEILSAGFKNEEIAKEIKRRQELEISKYLSEHKPRKD, encoded by the coding sequence TTGCAAATATCGAAAATAGACTCCAAAATCTCTCAAAATAAGCCATTAGATGGCTTAAAAAATGAGATAAAAATCAAAAATGAAATTTATAAAAATAGCGAGCTAGACTTTTTTAGGTCGCTATTTGCCCCATTTACTTCACGTGTCTATCTAGTTGGTGGCTGCGTAAGAGATGCGTTCTTGGGGCGAGAAATTTATGATTATGACATCGAAGTTTATGACATTGAGCCTTTAAAATTTAATGAGCTAATGGCTAGAATAGGTGCTAGCGGTGTTGGCAAAAGCTACTTCATCTACAAATACAAAAATTACGATCTTGGGCTTCCAAGAAGTGAGAGCAAAACTGGAAATTCGCACAAAGACTTTGCAGTAAGCTATATTAACGATCCCAAAATGGCGAGCCTTAGGCGAGATTTTACGATAAATGCCATGATGATGAATATCTTTAATGGAGAAATTTTAGACTTTTACGGCGGAAAGCAAGATCTGGCAAACAAGACATTAAGGCACATTGATAGTGATAAATTTAAAGAAGATCCGCTAAGGGTGCTTCGTGGTGTGCAGTTTAGCGCTAGGCTTGATTTTAGCATAGCTGATGAGACGCTAGCTCTTATGAAAAGCCTTAGTTTGGAGCATCTAAGCAGAGATAGGATAAATACTGAGCTTATTAAATTTTTTCACGCAAAGTATCTAGAAAAAGGAGCTTACTATCTCTTTGAGCTTGGACTTTTTAAAGAAATTTTTGGTATGCAAATTTCTATGGACGATGGATTTTTAAGCGATCTTAAGAGTGCTAGAGAATTTGTGGATGATGAGAGGCTATTTTTGTATCTTTTGTTTGGCAAATTTGAGCTTGACGCAAAGAAAATTTTAGAGAAAATGCGTCTGCCAAAGAGCTATTTTTCTATCTTAAAGCAGCCTTATTTTAAGGACATGCCAAGCGATAAAGAGCTAATGCAAATTGCCCTAAACATGCCCATAAAATCATGGCTTGGAGCTTATAATAAAGAGCGAATAGAGCGTGCCAAGAAGCTTGGAATTTATGAGCTAAAATTTGATGCGAAAGTCGATGTGACAGAAATTTTATCAGCTGGTTTTAAAAACGAAGAGATCGCAAAAGAGATAAAACGTAGGCAAGAGCTTGAAATTTCAAAATATCTAAGCGAGCATAAGCCTAGAAAAGATTAG
- a CDS encoding CiaD-like domain-containing protein, translating into MKLDDIARMAISEVSAELEKIEALQSKKQEELERENLKKELLAIESNENALNNELKVETNLQNEQVFEVKEEPVSPIKNREVSEEKIFLANLAERIEVLFEGLKQTSEQNLASRLELTTKFLEFTLANIENRLQNLSK; encoded by the coding sequence ATGAAGCTTGATGATATCGCTAGAATGGCAATCAGTGAGGTTAGCGCTGAGCTTGAGAAAATAGAAGCATTGCAAAGTAAAAAGCAAGAAGAGCTCGAGCGTGAGAATCTAAAAAAAGAGCTTTTGGCTATAGAGTCTAATGAAAATGCACTAAATAACGAGCTAAAAGTTGAGACAAATTTACAAAATGAGCAAGTGTTTGAGGTAAAAGAGGAGCCAGTAAGTCCAATAAAAAATAGAGAGGTGAGCGAAGAGAAAATTTTCTTAGCAAACCTTGCTGAGCGCATAGAAGTGCTTTTTGAAGGGCTTAAACAAACTAGTGAACAAAATCTTGCTTCAAGGCTTGAGCTAACGACAAAATTTTTAGAATTTACCCTTGCAAATATCGAAAATAGACTCCAAAATCTCTCAAAATAA
- the leuB gene encoding 3-isopropylmalate dehydrogenase, translating into MREYKICVIKGDGIGPEIIDEAIKILDVVSAEFGIKFEYDYKLMGGAAYDVFGVPLPDETLSSALNSDAVLFGAIGGEKWDNLPRHLRPESGLLKIRKELEAYANLRPAIVFDELVDASTLKPEVLRGVDFVVVRELTGGLYFGQPREKGEDRAFNTMVYTKFEIERIAKIAFETAMLRKKKVCMVDKANVLETSQLWREVTSEVAKNYPEVELSFMYVDNAAMQLVRAPANFDVILTENLFGDILSDEASMVCGSIGLLPSASMGGKVGIYEPIHGSAPDIAGQGIANPIATILSAAMMLRYAFSENEAADAIENAVKEALAKGYRTKDIAAFNAVEICSTSEIGDVIAGFIKK; encoded by the coding sequence ATGAGAGAATATAAAATTTGTGTTATAAAAGGCGATGGCATCGGTCCTGAGATCATAGATGAGGCGATAAAAATTTTAGATGTTGTTAGCGCTGAGTTTGGGATAAAATTTGAGTACGACTACAAGCTTATGGGCGGTGCAGCTTATGATGTATTTGGCGTGCCTTTGCCAGATGAGACGCTTAGCTCCGCTCTAAACTCTGATGCTGTGCTTTTTGGGGCGATCGGCGGCGAGAAGTGGGATAATTTGCCAAGACATCTAAGGCCAGAGAGTGGGCTTTTAAAGATTAGAAAAGAGCTAGAAGCTTATGCAAATTTACGCCCAGCCATTGTTTTTGATGAGCTAGTGGATGCTAGCACGCTAAAGCCAGAGGTTTTAAGAGGCGTTGATTTTGTCGTGGTTCGTGAGCTAACAGGCGGGCTTTATTTTGGGCAGCCACGTGAAAAAGGCGAAGATAGAGCGTTTAATACGATGGTTTATACTAAATTTGAGATCGAACGCATCGCAAAGATCGCCTTTGAGACGGCTATGCTTCGCAAGAAAAAGGTCTGCATGGTCGATAAGGCAAATGTGCTTGAGACAAGTCAGCTTTGGCGTGAGGTGACTAGCGAAGTGGCTAAAAATTACCCTGAAGTAGAGCTTAGTTTTATGTATGTAGATAACGCAGCGATGCAGCTAGTAAGAGCTCCAGCAAATTTTGACGTCATACTTACTGAAAATTTATTCGGCGATATTTTAAGTGACGAAGCGAGCATGGTTTGTGGCTCGATAGGACTTTTGCCAAGCGCTAGCATGGGCGGCAAAGTGGGAATTTATGAGCCAATTCACGGCTCAGCTCCAGACATCGCAGGGCAGGGCATAGCAAATCCGATCGCGACCATTTTAAGCGCAGCTATGATGCTAAGATACGCATTTAGTGAAAATGAAGCCGCAGATGCGATAGAAAATGCTGTGAAAGAGGCACTTGCAAAAGGCTATAGAACAAAAGATATCGCTGCTTTTAACGCAGTTGAAATTTGCTCAACTAGCGAGATAGGCGATGTTATCGCAGGATTTATCAAAAAATGA
- a CDS encoding 3-isopropylmalate dehydratase small subunit: MNKVWKFGDNIDTDIIIAARYLNTSDENILAKHIMEDADPNFSSKIDKGDIIVAGENFGCGSSREHAPIALKAAGIGAVIAKSYARIFYRNSFNTGLLILEIKETDEINEGDELKIDVDNGAIVNLTSGKEYKFSPIPPFMQELLNAGGLIEYAKVKLD, encoded by the coding sequence ATGAATAAAGTTTGGAAATTCGGCGACAATATCGATACCGATATAATTATCGCCGCCAGATACTTAAATACTTCCGACGAAAATATCTTAGCAAAACATATAATGGAGGACGCCGATCCTAATTTTAGCTCCAAGATAGATAAGGGTGACATTATCGTAGCGGGCGAAAATTTCGGCTGCGGTAGCTCTCGCGAGCACGCTCCTATCGCGCTTAAAGCCGCCGGTATAGGCGCGGTGATAGCTAAAAGCTATGCGAGAATTTTTTATAGAAATAGCTTTAATACGGGACTTTTGATACTTGAGATCAAAGAAACGGACGAGATAAACGAGGGCGACGAACTAAAAATAGACGTAGATAACGGCGCGATCGTAAATTTAACCAGCGGCAAAGAGTATAAATTTAGCCCTATACCGCCGTTTATGCAAGAGCTTTTAAACGCTGGCGGACTTATAGAATACGCAAAAGTAAAGTTGGATTAA
- a CDS encoding YgaP family membrane protein — translation MVSVKSRIIRVVLGLVFMAAVWYFYESYWALIGLIPIIVGVTGFCPACKFLGRCSLNLKR, via the coding sequence ATGGTAAGCGTGAAAAGTAGAATTATTAGGGTCGTACTAGGGCTAGTTTTTATGGCGGCAGTTTGGTATTTTTACGAGAGCTACTGGGCGTTAATCGGGTTAATCCCGATTATCGTCGGCGTTACGGGTTTTTGCCCTGCGTGTAAATTCTTAGGCAGGTGTTCTTTAAATTTAAAAAGATAA
- a CDS encoding YgaP family membrane protein yields MSVLDKTIRLIIAVIWFFIFGFICDCWLWTVGLIPLLTGYYGYCPLYKIFKKR; encoded by the coding sequence ATGAGCGTTTTAGATAAAACTATACGTTTGATTATAGCGGTGATTTGGTTTTTTATTTTCGGATTTATTTGCGACTGCTGGTTGTGGACGGTCGGGCTAATTCCGCTTTTAACGGGATATTACGGCTACTGCCCGCTCTATAAAATTTTCAAGAAAAGGTAA
- a CDS encoding NAD(P)/FAD-dependent oxidoreductase → MKGLQRRDALKLMGAAGLAASMSGCSVTGGENDDINSKIVIMGAGLSGIALAAKLRRDMPNAKVILVDKDEKFYYQPGFTLIAVGIYEASDVVYEKADYIPQGAEWIRKNVSQIKPEANLLVLDDGSELGYDYLIVASGVEYDFEAVKGLSLEDINDTSGNISSVYTLQGAVKSNELMKKFSQNGGAAVFCDQKTPMKCSGANKKVTCMSEDRLRLAGNRDKGSVNLYVGGGKLFGDPTYAAAMTQIMIKRKIKFNLRHQIVAVDKSSNTATFEFWTAYRQNGEDKIASELIDVKYDWLHLPPKQKGSEILARAGLTKEGDKLNFLAVDKYSLQSTKFKNIFGIGDICGFAAGKTGASVRKMYPILAKNLADTIKGREPSEKFTGYTACPFITKYGKAIMVEFDWEGTAPTLECFGATRESYMSWLVKIYGFKPMVMNGMLKALA, encoded by the coding sequence ATGAAAGGACTGCAAAGAAGAGACGCTTTAAAGCTAATGGGGGCCGCGGGACTAGCCGCGAGTATGAGCGGTTGCTCGGTAACGGGTGGCGAAAACGACGATATAAATTCTAAAATCGTCATAATGGGCGCGGGACTTAGCGGTATCGCATTGGCGGCTAAACTTAGAAGAGATATGCCTAACGCCAAGGTAATTCTCGTGGATAAAGACGAGAAATTTTACTACCAGCCGGGCTTTACGCTAATCGCCGTCGGAATTTACGAAGCTAGCGACGTCGTTTACGAAAAAGCGGATTATATCCCGCAAGGAGCCGAGTGGATACGCAAAAACGTATCGCAGATAAAGCCGGAAGCCAATCTGCTCGTCCTAGACGACGGGAGCGAGCTGGGGTATGATTATCTAATCGTAGCAAGCGGCGTGGAATACGACTTTGAAGCCGTTAAGGGGCTAAGCTTAGAGGATATTAACGATACGAGCGGCAACATATCCTCCGTCTACACTCTACAAGGCGCCGTAAAGAGCAACGAGCTGATGAAAAAATTCTCTCAAAACGGCGGCGCGGCGGTATTTTGCGATCAAAAAACTCCGATGAAATGCAGCGGCGCTAATAAAAAAGTAACATGCATGAGCGAAGATAGGCTGAGGTTGGCCGGTAACCGCGATAAAGGCAGCGTTAATCTTTACGTCGGCGGCGGCAAGCTTTTCGGCGATCCGACTTATGCCGCGGCGATGACTCAAATAATGATAAAAAGAAAGATAAAATTTAATCTTCGCCACCAAATCGTAGCCGTCGATAAAAGCTCAAATACCGCTACTTTCGAGTTTTGGACGGCGTATAGGCAAAACGGCGAAGATAAAATCGCATCCGAGCTAATCGACGTAAAATACGACTGGCTTCACTTGCCGCCTAAGCAAAAAGGAAGCGAAATTTTAGCTCGCGCCGGCCTAACCAAAGAGGGCGACAAGCTAAATTTCCTAGCCGTCGATAAATACAGCCTACAAAGTACAAAATTTAAAAATATATTCGGTATCGGCGATATTTGCGGATTTGCGGCCGGCAAAACGGGGGCTAGCGTTAGGAAAATGTATCCGATCTTAGCCAAAAATTTAGCCGACACGATAAAAGGACGAGAACCTAGCGAGAAATTTACCGGATATACGGCTTGCCCATTTATCACCAAATATGGCAAGGCCATAATGGTAGAGTTCGACTGGGAGGGAACGGCTCCGACGTTAGAATGTTTCGGCGCTACTAGAGAGAGCTATATGAGTTGGCTGGTTAAAATTTACGGATTTAAACCTATGGTTATGAACGGAATGCTAAAAGCTTTAGCTTAA
- a CDS encoding Crp/Fnr family transcriptional regulator translates to MLSEELKEILRERFTNNFDLASEDLNAIFANAYLKTVKKGDIFYSGNDCFGFIFILKGVLRAFVSSNAKEITIFRLTKDESCVLCDTCSINSLENKVSVEIEQDSEIIVIPARIYKPLKEKYPSILNFTLKIVADRFARTINVMEQALFLPLSARIMNFLSQSIENLNENFIKITHEELANHLGSAREAVSRVLKELERSGQITQSRGEIRLVS, encoded by the coding sequence ATGCTAAGCGAAGAGTTAAAAGAAATTTTGCGCGAGAGATTTACGAATAATTTCGATCTAGCAAGCGAGGATCTAAATGCGATCTTTGCTAACGCGTATCTAAAAACCGTAAAAAAGGGCGATATATTTTACTCCGGAAACGATTGCTTTGGATTTATCTTTATACTAAAAGGCGTTTTAAGGGCGTTCGTATCGTCTAACGCAAAGGAAATAACGATATTTAGGCTAACTAAAGACGAGAGTTGCGTGCTGTGCGATACGTGTTCTATAAATTCGCTAGAAAATAAAGTAAGCGTCGAAATCGAGCAAGATAGCGAGATCATCGTTATTCCGGCGCGAATTTACAAGCCTCTTAAAGAAAAATATCCGAGTATTTTAAATTTTACTCTAAAAATCGTAGCCGATCGGTTTGCCAGAACTATAAACGTTATGGAACAGGCTTTGTTTTTGCCGCTTTCGGCGCGGATTATGAATTTTTTATCCCAAAGCATCGAAAATCTAAACGAAAATTTTATAAAAATAACTCACGAAGAGCTGGCGAATCATCTAGGAAGCGCTAGAGAAGCGGTATCTAGGGTGCTTAAAGAGCTTGAGAGAAGCGGGCAAATAACGCAAAGCCGCGGCGAAATAAGGCTTGTTTCTTAA
- a CDS encoding SLAC1 anion channel family protein: protein MHDVKQNDSQSKIKSLPIMLFAGTMGLGGLCAAYKKLSEIFDLPGEIFSALRALDCTVFCLLSAFYLFKLLKFKEEVKAEFSHPIRINFFGGFIISLFLLALAYKDAPLLYYSLFYAALGLQTIFTLYVISFWIDEKFDIATLNPAWFIPVVGNLLIPIIAEKSQAIWYYFSLGLFFWIILFAVIFYRLVFYDKLADKFVPTLVITLAPPAMAFLGYVKLTEQFDAFAAILLNINVFFAALILFSYKRFIKLKFALSWWAFTFPTAASSIAFLKAYEITQSDFYLVLGVGAFAALVASILIVGFLTAKSIINGEIFSEK, encoded by the coding sequence ATGCACGACGTTAAGCAAAACGACTCGCAAAGCAAAATAAAATCGCTTCCGATTATGCTTTTTGCCGGTACTATGGGGCTTGGAGGGCTTTGCGCGGCTTATAAGAAATTAAGCGAGATATTTGATTTACCGGGCGAGATATTCTCGGCGCTTAGAGCGCTAGACTGCACGGTATTTTGCCTACTTTCGGCGTTTTACCTCTTTAAGCTTTTAAAATTTAAAGAAGAGGTAAAGGCCGAATTTTCGCACCCTATAAGGATAAATTTTTTCGGCGGGTTTATCATCTCGCTTTTTCTTTTAGCTCTAGCCTACAAAGACGCGCCGCTACTATACTACTCGCTTTTTTACGCGGCTTTAGGCTTGCAAACGATTTTTACGCTTTACGTAATTTCTTTTTGGATCGACGAAAAATTCGATATCGCGACGCTAAATCCGGCATGGTTTATCCCCGTAGTGGGCAACTTGCTAATCCCGATCATAGCCGAAAAATCTCAAGCGATCTGGTATTATTTTAGTTTGGGGCTATTTTTCTGGATTATTTTATTCGCCGTTATATTTTACAGGCTAGTCTTTTACGATAAGTTAGCCGACAAATTCGTCCCGACGCTAGTCATTACGCTAGCGCCGCCGGCTATGGCGTTTTTGGGATATGTAAAATTAACCGAGCAATTCGATGCTTTTGCGGCGATACTGCTTAATATAAACGTATTTTTCGCGGCGCTTATACTTTTTTCGTATAAAAGATTTATTAAACTCAAATTCGCCCTATCGTGGTGGGCTTTTACCTTCCCGACGGCCGCTAGCTCCATAGCGTTTTTAAAAGCTTACGAAATTACGCAAAGCGATTTTTATTTAGTTTTAGGAGTCGGCGCTTTTGCGGCTCTAGTCGCTTCGATTTTGATAGTCGGATTTTTAACGGCTAAATCTATAATAAACGGCGAAATTTTTTCAGAAAAATAA